The window AATGAAGACATTCCAAAACGTCTCTGAGCTGTAACTGCTCGGAAAGAGAAAAGCCCCAGATAAAATAACCTGTCGGTGTATACATAATCCTCGGAACGCTGGGTGGATGCTTAGTTTGCCTTATTGTTATAATATACAGTCGTTTACCTGCGAATGTGCACAGAGTGTCACGGTAACCACGGGGTCTAGTAACATGGTTGCTGTTATCTCCTGCGGTGGTTTTAATCTCATCTGATTTAAACTACTTTACTCTGGTTTCTCAGCCAGGATGCGGGACATGCTGGAGAGGCTTCAGACTATTAGCGAGAAGGTGGGCGACCAGGACCTTGAACCCGATTATGATGTAAACGCGACCTTGCCCCAGCAGGCAGTGGTGTTTGAGACCACCTCAGCTGTTGAAAACATCCTAACAAAAGCGCACGCTCTTCGCAAGGAGCTCTCCATGCTTCATTCGGAGGTGGCGGGCCTCTTTGCCCTAAACGAGCGGTTCGGCACCACCGTCAGGCGTCTCACCCTCATCAAAAGGGACTTTGACTCCATTGCCCGGAGGATCCAGCGACATGGGGAGGACTTGTACGGCCGCCTTCAGGACTTGGGGTGGGAAAGCAGCCGGATCCAGGAGAAAGAAGGTCCAAACTCCGCCATCAGTCGTATAGCCAAGGGTCAGTATGAGACACTGGTGCATGACTTCAATGCACTCATGAATGACTACAACAGTGCAGAGGACATGCAGAAAACCATATGTCGGGGGAGGATCAAGAGG of the Takifugu flavidus isolate HTHZ2018 chromosome 19, ASM371156v2, whole genome shotgun sequence genome contains:
- the LOC130515797 gene encoding syntaxin-11-like isoform X1, whose product is MRYARMRDMLERLQTISEKVGDQDLEPDYDVNATLPQQAVVFETTSAVENILTKAHALRKELSMLHSEVAGLFALNERFGTTVRRLTLIKRDFDSIARRIQRHGEDLYGRLQDLGWESSRIQEKEGPNSAISRIAKGQYETLVHDFNALMNDYNSAEDMQKTICRGRIKRQVSILGTKISDEQLDVIVHKGGEGWTELSHSLETEGGRTSRWAMNEIKGRHKDLVELEARLREVHQLFMEMAALVETQGSLLNNIEANVCRTEEYTEKVNIHIKKAIQYKKKNPFLQCCPCLSCWRNDKVF
- the LOC130515797 gene encoding syntaxin-11-like isoform X2; translation: MRDMLERLQTISEKVGDQDLEPDYDVNATLPQQAVVFETTSAVENILTKAHALRKELSMLHSEVAGLFALNERFGTTVRRLTLIKRDFDSIARRIQRHGEDLYGRLQDLGWESSRIQEKEGPNSAISRIAKGQYETLVHDFNALMNDYNSAEDMQKTICRGRIKRQVSILGTKISDEQLDVIVHKGGEGWTELSHSLETEGGRTSRWAMNEIKGRHKDLVELEARLREVHQLFMEMAALVETQGSLLNNIEANVCRTEEYTEKVNIHIKKAIQYKKKNPFLQCCPCLSCWRNDKVF